A single region of the Xiphias gladius isolate SHS-SW01 ecotype Sanya breed wild chromosome 17, ASM1685928v1, whole genome shotgun sequence genome encodes:
- the fnip1 gene encoding folliculin-interacting protein 1 isoform X2, giving the protein MMPSWPLPQLEPSQIRLIVYQDCERRGRNVLFDSNAKKRGTEETPNTHTEGQVKMFGKCCQLRPTGGSSSSLDSSSSCTSETKETKEQGLRFQGSRCSSDVVMLGEMMFGSVAMSYKGSTLKIHQIRSPPQLMLSKVFTARTGSSVYGSLNTLQDSLEFIGQDSNTLKPDQNTGPNSLLGNIGFPQLCSPRRAFSEQGPLRLIKSASFFSGHSHPMDMPGRGLYDERDSGIARSASLSSLLITPFPSPGSSLTSSCASSYQRRWLRSQTTSLENGVFPRWSVEESFNMSDESGGPSLGVARKKKIAIGVIFMLSPNTEENNRFQDFFFSHFPLFESHMNKLKSAIEQAMKMSRRSADASQRALAYSRMVDGLNEFRMTICDLYTMPRVAEPVWLTMMSGVSEKNQLCGQFMRELSLLMEQASKNQFLPALLTAVLTNHLAWVPTVMPNGQPPIKIFLEKHSSESVDMLAKTHPYNPLWAQLGDLYGAIGSPVRLSRTVVVGRRQDLVQRLLYVLTYFIRCSELLETHMLDSAEDEAIVMPGSLITTSLRKGEVEESDYVLVTVHKPSGDYLSHGAHGRRTEAEDSSYPSDNSLQSSTYTDAEVEHGAGETPKEEDEDEEDEEDSSESQGSRSSVLQTGHSQCAVPVIKAADTAEPGELRRESSSPLGTEARLETVLRVGSASPREQVCVPDTETKGNMKLILPSIPTTLASSPSPTPTTECKNSRTEAGMDAGMGNQGTKVLVPRPLGIPLEKKPPDKNLAATVPVPVILGNTMMGPMALTLTEEEEPATKVTFLIGDSMSPESDTESRRRKVEEEIKKHKKHFKDKHLAHQQLLLHQQQQHHQGQHYQQQPQQPQGGADSKTSNTIALEDQTKQTKAAPALQRVSSKMPQWSPNCMDVFDEYFSMENPVETRTIDDVAKRQEPTPKDSMHKDLLDPSGVPRRVDLGGRSFQGTVRSPGLGLCLGSGSGEVGSSRKGDALLDVQRRCRCGSTDSSDTCCCRGCSAEQDKDLVLSVPVPQDGSSNSKEDQKRKVVPVNDWEIPRNESSDSALGDSESEETEDWQEEVLLPFPGSKLVENYSKPSIANFGRSLFGGYCPTYVPDFVLHGMPSDEKLRQSLMAELSHAVQHPVLDEPIAEAVCIIADTDKWTVQVASSQRRATDVNKLGKEVLVSSLVSSLLQSTHQLYKLNLSPNFCIMHLEDRLQEIYFKSKMLAEYLKGQTRVHVKELGMVLGIESSDLPLLAAVASTHSPYVAQILL; this is encoded by the exons ATGATGCCCAG CTGGCCACTACCCCAGCTGGAGCCCAGTCAGATCAGGCTGATAGTGTACCAGGACTGTGAGAGACGTGGCAGAAATGTCCTCTTCGACTCCAATGCCAAAAAGAGGGGCACGGAGGAAACTCCGAACACT CACACTGAGGGCCAGGTGAAGATGTTCGGGAAATGCTGCCAGCTCCGTCCTACAGGTGGCAGCAGCAGTTCCCTGGACAGCTCCTCCTCTTGCACCTCTGAAACCAAGGAAACCAAGGAGCAGGGTCTCCGTTTCCAG GGTTCAAGGTGTTCATCCGATGTGGTAATGTTGGGGGAAATGATGTTTGGCTCTGTGGCCATGAGCTACAAAGGCTCCACGCTAAAAATCCACCAGATCAG ATCGCCACCTCAGCTGATGCTGAGTAAGGTCTTCACCGCCAGGACTGGCAGCAGTGTGTATGGCAGCCTCAACAC GTTACAGGACAGCCTGGAGTTCATTGGACAGGACAGCAACACCCTAAAGCCTGATCAAAACACCGGACCCAACAGTCTCCTAGGGAACAtag GATTTCCTCAGCTCTGCAGCCCTCGCCGGGCCTTCTCTGAACAGGGCCCTCTGCGCCTCATCAAGAGCGCATCTTTCTTTTCAG GCCACAGTCATCCCATGGACATGCCTGGCCGAGGGCTGTACGACGAGAGGGACAGTGGCATCGCCAGGTCAG CTTCTCTGAGCAGCCTGTTGATCACTCCCTTCCCATCTCCTGGCTCCTCCCTGACCAGCAGCTGTGCTTCCAGCTACCAGCGCCGATGGCTCCGCAGCCAAACCACCAGCCTGGAGAATGGTGTTTTCCCCCGATG GTCAGTGGAGGAGAGCTTCAACATGTCTGACGAAAGCGGGGGACCAAGTCTCGGCGTAGCACGGAAGAAGAAGATCGCTATCGGGGTCATCTTCATGCTGTCCCCCAATACTGAGGAGAACAACCGCTtccaggatttctttttttcccacttccCTCTCTTTGAAAGCCACATGAACAAACTCAAGAGTGCCATCGAACAG GCCATGAAGATGAGTCGGCGGTCAGCTGATGCCAGCCAGAGGGCCTTGGCTTATAGCCGAATGGTGGACGGACTCAATGAGTTCAG GATGACCATCTGTGACCTTTACACCATGCCCCGGGTGGCTGAGCCCGTCTGGTTGACTATGATGTCTGGAGTGTCAGAGAAGAACCAGCTCTGCGGTCAATTCATGAGGGAGCTTTCCTTGCTGATGGAGCAGGCCTCCAAGAACCA ATTCCTCCCGGCCTTATTGACGGCCGTCCTGACCAATCATCTGGCCTGGGTCCCCACCGTCATGCCCAATGGCCAGCCTCCAATCAAGATCTTCCTCGAGAAACACTCCTCCGAGAGTGTCGACATGCTGGCAAAGACACACCCCTACAACCCACTCTGGGCACAACTAG GGGACCTGTATGGGGCCATTGGTTCACCAGTGCGGCTGTCGAGGACAGTGGTGGTGGGCCGCAGACAGGACCTGGTCCAGAGACTCCTCTATGTCCTCACCTACTTCATTCGCTGCTCTGAGCTGCTGGAGACCCACATGCTGGACAGTGCTGAGGATGAGGCCATCGTCATGCCCGGTTCCCTCATCACCACCTCCCTAAGgaaaggagaggtggaggagtcAGACTATGTCCTGGTTACTGTCCATAAACCCAGTGGGGACTACTTGTCCCATGGAGCCCATGGCCGTCGGACTGAGGCAGAGGACAGTAGCTACCCTTCAGACAACAGCCTACAGAGCAGCACATATACAGACGCTGAGGTGGAGCATGGTGCCGGGGAAACACCcaaggaggaagatgaggatgaggaagacgaggaggacAGCAGTGAGAGTCAAGGGTCCAGGAGCAGTGTGCTTCAAACGGGACACAGTCAGTGTGCAGTTCCAGTCATCAAGGCTGCAGACACAGCTGAACCTGGGGAGCTGCGCAGGGAATCTAGCAGCCCACTGGGCACAGAGGCCCGACTGGAGACTGTGCTGCGCGTTGGCTCGGCCTCCCCCAGGGAACAGGTCTGTGTACCGGATACAGAGACCAAGGGCAACATGAAACTTATTCTCCCATCCATACCCACAACCCTTGCATCAAGTCCGTCCCCAACTCCCACCACAGAGTGTAAAAACTCCAGGACAGAGGCTGGGATGGATGCAGGGATGGGGAACCAGGGCACCAAAGTGCTGGTTCCTCGGCCTTTGGGAATCCCTCTAGAAAAGAAGCCCCCTGATAAAAACCTGGCTGCCACGGTTCCAGTACCAGTGATACTGGGAAACACCATGATGGGGCCCATGGCTTTGACTCtaacagaagaggaggagccaGCAACGAAAGTCACTTTCCTCATTGGAGACTCCATGTCTCCTGAGTCGGACACAGAGAGCCGCAGAaggaaggtggaggaggagattAAAAAGCATAAGAAACACTTCAAGGACAAACATCTGGCTcaccagcagctgctgctgcatcagcaacaacagcatcaTCAAGGGCAACATTATCAACAGCAACCACAGCAGCCACAGGGAGGAGCAGATTCAAAGACCAGCAACACCATTGCATTAGAGGACCAAACCAAACAGACCAAGGCGGCTCCAGCCCTGCAGCGGGTGTCCAGTAAGATGCCCCAGTGGAGCCCAAACTGTATGGATGTTTTTGATGAGTATTTCAGCATGGAGAACCCCGTGGAGACAAGGACAATAGACGATGTGGCCAAACGACAGGAACCCACCCCCAAGGACAGTATGCACAAAGACTTGTTGGACCCCTCGGGAGTCCCCCGGCGAGTCGACTTGGGAGGTCGCAGCTTTCAGGGTACAGTCAGGAGTCCGGGTTTGGGTCTCTGTTTAGGTTCAGGTAGTGGAGAGGTGGGGTCCAGCAGGAAGGGAGATGCTTTGTTGGATGTCCAGAGGAGGTGCAGGTGTGGGTCCACAGACTCTTCTGACACCTGCTGCTGTAGGGGCTGTTCTGCTGAGCAGGACAAGGATCTCGTGTTGTCAGTCCCCGTCCCCCAGGATggaagcagcaacagcaaagaGGACCAAAAGCGCAAGGTGGTCCCTGTCAACGACTGGGAGATACCGCGCAACGAGAGTTCAGACAGTGCGTTGGGGGACAGCGAGagtgaggagacagaggacTGGCAGGAGGAAGTGCTGTTGCCCTTCCCTGG GTCAAAGTTGGTGGAGAACTACTCGAAGCCAAGCATAGCCAATTTTGGCCGGTCTCTGTTTGGAGGCTACTGCCCGACCTATGTGCCAGACTTTGTCCTGCATGGGATGCCTAGTGACGAGAAGCTACGGCAGAGCCTCATGGCTGAATTATCCCATGCTGTTCAG CATCCAGTACTGGATGAGCCCATAGCAGAGGCCGTCTGCATTATAGCAGACACGGACAAGTGGACAGTGCAGGTGGCCAGTAGTCAGAGACGAGCCACAGACGTCAACAAGCTGGGGAAGGAAGTCCTGGTGTCCAGCCTGGTTTCCAGCTTATTGCAGTCCACGCACCAGCTCTACAAACTCAACCTCTCACCCAACTTT TGTATAATGCACCTTGAGGACCGTCTGCAGGAAATCTACTTTAAGAGTAAAATGCTTGCTGAGTATTTGAAAGGCCAGACACGAGTCCATGTGAAAGAACTGGGCATGGTCTTAGG AATCGAGTCCAGCGACCTTCCCCTGTTAGCTGCAGTGGCCAGCACTCACTCCCCCTATGTGGCTCAGATCCTACTATGA
- the fnip1 gene encoding folliculin-interacting protein 1 isoform X1 yields the protein MPPTLFQKLFNKRNAFSSPPPRSSKEDPAFSWPLPQLEPSQIRLIVYQDCERRGRNVLFDSNAKKRGTEETPNTHTEGQVKMFGKCCQLRPTGGSSSSLDSSSSCTSETKETKEQGLRFQGSRCSSDVVMLGEMMFGSVAMSYKGSTLKIHQIRSPPQLMLSKVFTARTGSSVYGSLNTLQDSLEFIGQDSNTLKPDQNTGPNSLLGNIGFPQLCSPRRAFSEQGPLRLIKSASFFSGHSHPMDMPGRGLYDERDSGIARSASLSSLLITPFPSPGSSLTSSCASSYQRRWLRSQTTSLENGVFPRWSVEESFNMSDESGGPSLGVARKKKIAIGVIFMLSPNTEENNRFQDFFFSHFPLFESHMNKLKSAIEQAMKMSRRSADASQRALAYSRMVDGLNEFRMTICDLYTMPRVAEPVWLTMMSGVSEKNQLCGQFMRELSLLMEQASKNQFLPALLTAVLTNHLAWVPTVMPNGQPPIKIFLEKHSSESVDMLAKTHPYNPLWAQLGDLYGAIGSPVRLSRTVVVGRRQDLVQRLLYVLTYFIRCSELLETHMLDSAEDEAIVMPGSLITTSLRKGEVEESDYVLVTVHKPSGDYLSHGAHGRRTEAEDSSYPSDNSLQSSTYTDAEVEHGAGETPKEEDEDEEDEEDSSESQGSRSSVLQTGHSQCAVPVIKAADTAEPGELRRESSSPLGTEARLETVLRVGSASPREQVCVPDTETKGNMKLILPSIPTTLASSPSPTPTTECKNSRTEAGMDAGMGNQGTKVLVPRPLGIPLEKKPPDKNLAATVPVPVILGNTMMGPMALTLTEEEEPATKVTFLIGDSMSPESDTESRRRKVEEEIKKHKKHFKDKHLAHQQLLLHQQQQHHQGQHYQQQPQQPQGGADSKTSNTIALEDQTKQTKAAPALQRVSSKMPQWSPNCMDVFDEYFSMENPVETRTIDDVAKRQEPTPKDSMHKDLLDPSGVPRRVDLGGRSFQGTVRSPGLGLCLGSGSGEVGSSRKGDALLDVQRRCRCGSTDSSDTCCCRGCSAEQDKDLVLSVPVPQDGSSNSKEDQKRKVVPVNDWEIPRNESSDSALGDSESEETEDWQEEVLLPFPGSKLVENYSKPSIANFGRSLFGGYCPTYVPDFVLHGMPSDEKLRQSLMAELSHAVQHPVLDEPIAEAVCIIADTDKWTVQVASSQRRATDVNKLGKEVLVSSLVSSLLQSTHQLYKLNLSPNFCIMHLEDRLQEIYFKSKMLAEYLKGQTRVHVKELGMVLGIESSDLPLLAAVASTHSPYVAQILL from the exons CTGGCCACTACCCCAGCTGGAGCCCAGTCAGATCAGGCTGATAGTGTACCAGGACTGTGAGAGACGTGGCAGAAATGTCCTCTTCGACTCCAATGCCAAAAAGAGGGGCACGGAGGAAACTCCGAACACT CACACTGAGGGCCAGGTGAAGATGTTCGGGAAATGCTGCCAGCTCCGTCCTACAGGTGGCAGCAGCAGTTCCCTGGACAGCTCCTCCTCTTGCACCTCTGAAACCAAGGAAACCAAGGAGCAGGGTCTCCGTTTCCAG GGTTCAAGGTGTTCATCCGATGTGGTAATGTTGGGGGAAATGATGTTTGGCTCTGTGGCCATGAGCTACAAAGGCTCCACGCTAAAAATCCACCAGATCAG ATCGCCACCTCAGCTGATGCTGAGTAAGGTCTTCACCGCCAGGACTGGCAGCAGTGTGTATGGCAGCCTCAACAC GTTACAGGACAGCCTGGAGTTCATTGGACAGGACAGCAACACCCTAAAGCCTGATCAAAACACCGGACCCAACAGTCTCCTAGGGAACAtag GATTTCCTCAGCTCTGCAGCCCTCGCCGGGCCTTCTCTGAACAGGGCCCTCTGCGCCTCATCAAGAGCGCATCTTTCTTTTCAG GCCACAGTCATCCCATGGACATGCCTGGCCGAGGGCTGTACGACGAGAGGGACAGTGGCATCGCCAGGTCAG CTTCTCTGAGCAGCCTGTTGATCACTCCCTTCCCATCTCCTGGCTCCTCCCTGACCAGCAGCTGTGCTTCCAGCTACCAGCGCCGATGGCTCCGCAGCCAAACCACCAGCCTGGAGAATGGTGTTTTCCCCCGATG GTCAGTGGAGGAGAGCTTCAACATGTCTGACGAAAGCGGGGGACCAAGTCTCGGCGTAGCACGGAAGAAGAAGATCGCTATCGGGGTCATCTTCATGCTGTCCCCCAATACTGAGGAGAACAACCGCTtccaggatttctttttttcccacttccCTCTCTTTGAAAGCCACATGAACAAACTCAAGAGTGCCATCGAACAG GCCATGAAGATGAGTCGGCGGTCAGCTGATGCCAGCCAGAGGGCCTTGGCTTATAGCCGAATGGTGGACGGACTCAATGAGTTCAG GATGACCATCTGTGACCTTTACACCATGCCCCGGGTGGCTGAGCCCGTCTGGTTGACTATGATGTCTGGAGTGTCAGAGAAGAACCAGCTCTGCGGTCAATTCATGAGGGAGCTTTCCTTGCTGATGGAGCAGGCCTCCAAGAACCA ATTCCTCCCGGCCTTATTGACGGCCGTCCTGACCAATCATCTGGCCTGGGTCCCCACCGTCATGCCCAATGGCCAGCCTCCAATCAAGATCTTCCTCGAGAAACACTCCTCCGAGAGTGTCGACATGCTGGCAAAGACACACCCCTACAACCCACTCTGGGCACAACTAG GGGACCTGTATGGGGCCATTGGTTCACCAGTGCGGCTGTCGAGGACAGTGGTGGTGGGCCGCAGACAGGACCTGGTCCAGAGACTCCTCTATGTCCTCACCTACTTCATTCGCTGCTCTGAGCTGCTGGAGACCCACATGCTGGACAGTGCTGAGGATGAGGCCATCGTCATGCCCGGTTCCCTCATCACCACCTCCCTAAGgaaaggagaggtggaggagtcAGACTATGTCCTGGTTACTGTCCATAAACCCAGTGGGGACTACTTGTCCCATGGAGCCCATGGCCGTCGGACTGAGGCAGAGGACAGTAGCTACCCTTCAGACAACAGCCTACAGAGCAGCACATATACAGACGCTGAGGTGGAGCATGGTGCCGGGGAAACACCcaaggaggaagatgaggatgaggaagacgaggaggacAGCAGTGAGAGTCAAGGGTCCAGGAGCAGTGTGCTTCAAACGGGACACAGTCAGTGTGCAGTTCCAGTCATCAAGGCTGCAGACACAGCTGAACCTGGGGAGCTGCGCAGGGAATCTAGCAGCCCACTGGGCACAGAGGCCCGACTGGAGACTGTGCTGCGCGTTGGCTCGGCCTCCCCCAGGGAACAGGTCTGTGTACCGGATACAGAGACCAAGGGCAACATGAAACTTATTCTCCCATCCATACCCACAACCCTTGCATCAAGTCCGTCCCCAACTCCCACCACAGAGTGTAAAAACTCCAGGACAGAGGCTGGGATGGATGCAGGGATGGGGAACCAGGGCACCAAAGTGCTGGTTCCTCGGCCTTTGGGAATCCCTCTAGAAAAGAAGCCCCCTGATAAAAACCTGGCTGCCACGGTTCCAGTACCAGTGATACTGGGAAACACCATGATGGGGCCCATGGCTTTGACTCtaacagaagaggaggagccaGCAACGAAAGTCACTTTCCTCATTGGAGACTCCATGTCTCCTGAGTCGGACACAGAGAGCCGCAGAaggaaggtggaggaggagattAAAAAGCATAAGAAACACTTCAAGGACAAACATCTGGCTcaccagcagctgctgctgcatcagcaacaacagcatcaTCAAGGGCAACATTATCAACAGCAACCACAGCAGCCACAGGGAGGAGCAGATTCAAAGACCAGCAACACCATTGCATTAGAGGACCAAACCAAACAGACCAAGGCGGCTCCAGCCCTGCAGCGGGTGTCCAGTAAGATGCCCCAGTGGAGCCCAAACTGTATGGATGTTTTTGATGAGTATTTCAGCATGGAGAACCCCGTGGAGACAAGGACAATAGACGATGTGGCCAAACGACAGGAACCCACCCCCAAGGACAGTATGCACAAAGACTTGTTGGACCCCTCGGGAGTCCCCCGGCGAGTCGACTTGGGAGGTCGCAGCTTTCAGGGTACAGTCAGGAGTCCGGGTTTGGGTCTCTGTTTAGGTTCAGGTAGTGGAGAGGTGGGGTCCAGCAGGAAGGGAGATGCTTTGTTGGATGTCCAGAGGAGGTGCAGGTGTGGGTCCACAGACTCTTCTGACACCTGCTGCTGTAGGGGCTGTTCTGCTGAGCAGGACAAGGATCTCGTGTTGTCAGTCCCCGTCCCCCAGGATggaagcagcaacagcaaagaGGACCAAAAGCGCAAGGTGGTCCCTGTCAACGACTGGGAGATACCGCGCAACGAGAGTTCAGACAGTGCGTTGGGGGACAGCGAGagtgaggagacagaggacTGGCAGGAGGAAGTGCTGTTGCCCTTCCCTGG GTCAAAGTTGGTGGAGAACTACTCGAAGCCAAGCATAGCCAATTTTGGCCGGTCTCTGTTTGGAGGCTACTGCCCGACCTATGTGCCAGACTTTGTCCTGCATGGGATGCCTAGTGACGAGAAGCTACGGCAGAGCCTCATGGCTGAATTATCCCATGCTGTTCAG CATCCAGTACTGGATGAGCCCATAGCAGAGGCCGTCTGCATTATAGCAGACACGGACAAGTGGACAGTGCAGGTGGCCAGTAGTCAGAGACGAGCCACAGACGTCAACAAGCTGGGGAAGGAAGTCCTGGTGTCCAGCCTGGTTTCCAGCTTATTGCAGTCCACGCACCAGCTCTACAAACTCAACCTCTCACCCAACTTT TGTATAATGCACCTTGAGGACCGTCTGCAGGAAATCTACTTTAAGAGTAAAATGCTTGCTGAGTATTTGAAAGGCCAGACACGAGTCCATGTGAAAGAACTGGGCATGGTCTTAGG AATCGAGTCCAGCGACCTTCCCCTGTTAGCTGCAGTGGCCAGCACTCACTCCCCCTATGTGGCTCAGATCCTACTATGA